The following proteins are encoded in a genomic region of Montipora foliosa isolate CH-2021 chromosome 10, ASM3666993v2, whole genome shotgun sequence:
- the LOC137973072 gene encoding nucleolar complex protein 4 homolog, producing the protein MADNNCNNSSVVKEVNNKTTAILESDANSNFLVDIIELSESQEEEVLLAFIRSVYKIFSTFCSRGKLHLSLQQRKAVKGSEDPGDVFNLWLHEKYLLTLRRLLHLLSVGSQNIKEFSLCTLMKFVAEEGKQKSSDGFPNKLFKQICDVFFNGKNSSKACIERFAEFLDYDDVRFFVLKNLAGRLGNVPVSEGEKEPYLVENVFTMLSQVKMKENDEDLNNFLIHDMKSAKGKDGSVSKQPRFTLVKYHKRFFSSAWIGFLAIPLTSEILKKILLNLHTDVLPHMTDPKLLMDFLTDSYNAGGVTSLLALNSLFFLIHKHNLDYPDFFKKLYALFEPNIFYVKYQARFFHLADLFLTSTHLPAYLIGAFVKRLSRLALTAPPHGAMLATAFVCNLIKRHPSVQALIHRKQSGKLLLDGESSEDFQDSCIGDPFIADEPDPAKCNALKSSLWELKTLQHHYYPGVSTLVEMLEKPLDSKETDISDYFDVSYDQLFQKECRKVTQKNSFLEFQVPKGIIGKGMVENWVLS; encoded by the exons atggcggacaataATTGTAATAATTCGAGCGTAGTCAAAGAAGTCAACAACAAGACCACTGCTATTCTCGAAAGCGATGCTAATTCAAACTTCCTAGTCGATATTATAGAGCTATCAGAAAGCCAGGAAGAAGAAGTGTTGCTCGCATTCATTCGATCAGTGTACAAAATCTTCTCAACGTTTTGTTCACGTGGCAAACTGCACCTCTCACTGCAACAAAGGAAAGCAGTAAAAGGAAGCGAAGATCCTGGAGATGTTTTCAATCTGTGGCTCCACGAGAAGTACTTGCTGACCTTAAGACGGCTCTTACATTTGTTAAGTGTTGGATCGCAGAACATAAAGGAATTTTCGTTGTGCACTTTGATGAAATTTGTTGCTGAAGAAGGAAAGCAGAAGTCATCGGATGGTTTCCCAAATAAACTGTTTAAACAAATTTGCGATGTATTTTTTAACGGAAAGAACAGCTCGAAGGCTTGTATTGAAAGATTCGCAGAGTTTTTAGACTATGATGATGTCAGGTTTTTTGTATTGAAAAATCTAGCTGGCAGGCTGGGAAATGTACCAGTGTccgagggggaaaaagagccttATCTTGTCGAAAATGTGTTTACCATGTTAAGCCAggtgaaaatgaaagaaaatgatgAAGATCTCAATAACTTTCTTATTCATGATATGAAGAGCGCAAAGGGAAAGGATGGCAGTGTGAGTAAGCAACCCCGTTTTACATTGGTAAAATATCACAAGCGGTTCTTCAGCTCTGCGTGGATTGGCTTCCTTGCAATCCCACTGACGTCAGAGATTCTCAAGAAGATCCTTCTCAATCTTCACACTGATGTATTGCCTCACATGACAGATCCAAAGCTATTGATGGATTTTTTAACTGATTCCTACAATGCTGGGGGAGTAACAAGCCTTCTCGCTCTCAACAGTCTCTTTTTTCTCATCCACAAGCACAACCTGGACTACCCAGACTTTTTCAAGAAGCTTTATGCTTTGTTTGAGCCTAACATCTTTTATGTCAAGTACCAGGCAAGGTTTTTCCATTTGGCTGATCTGTTCTTGACATCAACCCACCTTCCTGCATACCTGATTGGTGCATTTGTCAAGAGGCTGTCACGTCTTGCTCTGACAGCTCCCCCGCATGGTGCCATGTTAGCTACTGCTTTTGTCTGTAATCTGATTAAACGACACCCAAGTGTGCAAGCCCTTATTCATCGAAAACAA TCTGGAAAGCTGTTGCTTGATGGAGAGAGTAGTGAAGATTTTCAAGATAGCTGCATTGGTGATCCTTTCATTGCGGATGAACCCGATCCAGCCAAATGCAATGCACTGAAGAGCTCTCTGTGGGAGCTAAAGACCCTTCAGCATCATTACTATCCTGGTGTTTCGACTTTGGTGGAGATGCTGGAGAAACCACTTGATTCCAAGGAGACCGACATCTCAGATTATTTTGATGTCAGCTATGATCAGCTTTTCCAAAAGGAATGTAGAAAGGTCACACAGAAAAATTCTTTCTTGGAATTTCAAGTCCCTAAGGGGATTATCGGTAAAGGCATGGTGGAGAACTGGGTGCTGAGTTAG
- the LOC137973069 gene encoding trichohyalin-like, whose protein sequence is MDLKWEIPEEERTRHDTLFFSQNPDGRYLSGEQARSLFIRSKLPLPELSKIWKLADISRNNMLDIAEFAVAMHLIQSRLKGKIIPEKLPEALTPVHSPAVNVPSILGEEREAYRKAFLWKSDAKLGSYMDGETACSILIRSGLSEDILARIWNLSDIDRDGKLSQDEFFVALHLTRFCKQGNSIDGSVNVRAILSQQMTEDCYDTKKLRLAEVQTEKRKLLSLKEKLCHEIAGGLDDDAMAKKVQGELDQVEKQIFDLEKDENDLRRTLQQLKDKSKRESFKPFDRSFLLKRQPTGEDVFLGASHLHRDPLLDHRDIEIQKFWIKDCDLSDFGVAISEDHTTTDVSQNTKQPQFDQDQVANELSHIQSFTNTSAMSSTISSDINGKSNAEIKPKDLNSVDTENNNDGIFNICGSEASREEQEAQTSYDKDKVERVMDHVVSENNNYLFMNGASLDSPPHSENRTDDEKSNSLLIAATKDSRIDQSKNVGLEKSVNNSDQPGKDVAPGRSSTSFDIPVEGLVEVNSESTVQSSAVASMADVSVKLGDDEESFQNESSRCNGEAQPPLSPSSMTQEELIPLVLAEKKRKGEERAKQREFNEELQRKAREEMKKLDEESQRNAEQRKTTFEEERRKLEYQMSLAQEGQEQKKVPVTRLEAGRIIERELEEQRLREDLTRIEIERMKEKERVELAKQKFKSAKKDQHPSAFQSTDLIQTPIFDEKGDYVDKGDIQGVRISTKRGSVVDLIESDVSFESIKPSEESVSHSEPFEISSQPQAKPQSQSQPLAQSHHQPVIRRAKDGGKPALNRLTEKRKSIVELEIERQREREEETRKEAELARRIHAKQQGDGKSLGKMSEETKPKDKKSSVKPPSVQRKTEKFEKKSEEVKAKEFRPKSKPEKSVPCVKNSEPQPQIEEETISQSKMEMIMATSSVGGGIDAVKQRNENGAESSLKIDETEADGKRREEKELFRQMQEEERRRREAQRLDLERIRKEVDRKEAEELMRAKLAKEEEKKKQRDVERKMAEEREKDKEEMEEMQKQDTLSRRTAFAAHKLILEQRVLKALEESSQESTLAKRRASSFDDQTDFQLQGDTRCSETPEGFDSGGVKLRKSTFEKNGGTKESKEDMRKKRFSLNLDSARRGMNERVPCAIDGVAVNESQAQDIRGGKKVSNDGGFLKAKSIGDLSLKTDGRNDDLGSHPVLYKVSSNRDETDSVDGALPSFSDRRIQRELEEQRMREATVKQEVKEREKWHRLEEEKKKTSEPSVAGKKEMSLSDIRRNPLPNKIQVKKPHPSSNRDSLTHSMAAHWETMLHSVPNGNEAKDNTDQRKKSVIELEKEEERRREEELQKEREVLLLERKHKEEENRFLLQRKREQEDERKRKEKEEKEKRQQRTSAMKSLFEKMGGK, encoded by the exons ATGGATTTAAAGTGGGAAATTCCCGAAGAAGAAAGAACTCGCCATGATACGTTATTTTTCAGCCAAAACCCTGACGGCAGATATTTATCCG GCGAGCAAGCCCGTTCGTTATTCATACGATCGAAACTTCCCTTGCCGGAACTAAGCAAAATCTG gaaacttgCTGACATTTCAAGGAACAACATGCTGGACATAGCTGAATTTGCAGTAGCAATGCATCTTATTCAGAGCCGTTTAAAGGGCAAAATCATCCCCGAAAAATTGCCAGAGGCACTCACTCCTGTTCATTCACCAGCTGTCAATGTTCCTTCCATATTGGGAGAAGAGAGAGAGGCTTATAGGAAAGCTTTCCTATGGAAAAGTGATGCCAAGTTAGGCAGCTATATGGATG GTGAAACAGCTTGTTCTATTCTTATCAGATCTGGTCTTTCAGAGGATATACTAGCTAGAATTTG GAATTTGTCTGATATTGACAGAGATGGAAAACTCTCTCAAGATGAATTTTTTGTGGCTCTTCACCTGACAAGATTCTGCAAGCAAG GAAACTCGATAGATGGGTCTGTGAATGTGAGAGCAATTCTGTCGCAACAG ATGACAGAGGACTGCTATGATACAAAGAAGCTAAG ACTAGCAGAGGTTCAAACGGAAAAGAGAAAACTTCTTTCACTAAAA GAAAAGCTGTGTCACGAAATAGCTGGTGGCTTAGATGATGATGCAATGGCAAAGAAAGTCCAAGGCGAACTGGATCAAGTTGAAAAACAGATATTTGATTTGGAGAAAGATGAAAATGACTTAAGACGG ACCCTACAACAATTGAAGGACAAGTCAAAGAGAGAGAGTTTCAAACCATTCGATCGTAGTTTTCTGTTAAAGCGACAACCCACCGGTGAAGACGTCTTCCTAGGCGCAAGTCATTTGCACAGGGACCCGCTTTTGGACCACAGGGACATCGAAATACAGAAATTTTGGATCAAAGATTGTGATTTAAGCG ATTTTGGAGTGGCAATATCGGAGGACCACACAACGACAGATGTGTCGCAAAATACAAAACAACCCCAGTTTGACCAAGATCAAGTAGCCAACGAACTAAGTCACATCCAGTCGTTCACGAACACTTCAGCAATGTCATCAACTATTTCTTCAGACATTAATGGCAAAAGCAACGCGGAGATCaaaccaaaggatttgaattctGTTGACACAGAAAATAACAACGACGGTATTTTCAACATCTGTGGAAGCGAAGCATCGAGGGAGGAACAAGAAGCCCAGACGAGCTACGACAAAGACAAGGTGGAGAGAGTGATGGATCACGTCGTTTCG gaaAACAACAACTACCTCTTTATGAATGGCGCATCTTTGGACAGTCCCCCTCATTCTGAAAACAGGACTGATGACGAAAAATCTAACTCTCTTTTAATAGCGGCTACAAAAGACTCTCGTATCGATCAATCCAAGAACGTCGGATTGGAAAAATCTGTTAATAATTCGGACCAACCAGGTAAGGACGTCGCCCCCGGACGTTCATCGACCTCTTTTGACATTCCTGTGGAGGGATTGGTGGAAGTTAACTCTGAATCTACGGTGCAGTCCTCAGCGGTTGCCTCAATGGCTGACGTCTCTGTTAAACTTGGAGATGACGAGGAATCATTCCAAAACGAAAGCAGCCGCTGTAATGG GGAGGCTCAACCACCTTTATCACCAAGCAGTATGACACAGGAAGAGCTAATTCCTTTAGTTTTGGcggaaaagaagagaaaagggGAGGAGAGAGCAAAGCAGAGGGAATTTAATGAAGAACTGCAACGAAAAGCTCGTGAAGAAATgaagaaacttgatgaagaGTCACAAAGAAACGCAGAACAGAGAAAGACGACATTTGAAGAGGAGAGAAGAAAGCTTGAATATCAAATGTCGCTGGCTCAAGAGGGACAGGAACAGAAGAAAGTGCCAGTAACAAGATTAGAAGCTGGAAGAATTATTGAGCGAGAATTGGAAGAACAGAGATTAAGAGAAGATTTAACACGCATTGAAATTGAGAGAATGAAAGAGAAGGAAAGAGTCGAACTCGCGAAACAGAAATTTAAGTCTGCGAAAAAGGATCAACATCCTTCAGCTTTTCAAAGCACAGATTTGATCCAAACACCGATTTTTGACGAGAAAGGTGATTATGTGGATAAGGGAGATATCCAAGGTGTTCGCATTTCCACTAAAAGAGGCAGTGTTGTTGATTTGATCGAAAGTGATGTTTCGTTTGAGTCGATCAAACCATCCGAAGAAAGTGTGTCTCATTCGGAGCCCTTTGAAATCTCGTCTCAACCGCAGGCAAAGCCGCAGTCGCAATCGCAGCCGCTCGCACAATCGCATCACCAGCCAGTAATCAGACGGGCGAAGGATGGAGGAAAACCGGCACTAAATCGTTTGACTGAAAAGCGGAAAAGCATTGTCGAGTTGGAAATCGAGCGACAGCgagaaagagaagaagagacAAGAAAGGAAGCGGAATTGGCGCGGCGTATTCATGCAAAACAACAGGGGGATGGCAAAAGTCTTGGCAAGATGAGCGAAGAAACGAAACCGAAGGACAAGAAGAGTTCGGTTAAGCCTCCGAGCGTGCAAAGGAAGAccgaaaaatttgaaaagaagtCCGAAGAAGTGAAAGCGAAGGAATTTCGTCCTAAATCTAAACCTGAGAAGAGTGTTCCGTGTGTCAAGAACTCTGAACCGCAACCGCAGATTGAAGAAGAAACTATCAGTCAGTCCAAAATGGAAATGATTATGGCTACATCTTCAGTCGGAGGTGGGATTGATGCGGTAAAACAGCGAAACGAGAACGGAGCTGAGAGTTCTTTGAAGATAGATGAGACAGAAGCTGATGGaaagagaagagaagaaaaagaactttttaGGCAAATGCAAGAAGAAGAACGTAGAAGACGAGAGGCGCAGAGACTAGATCTTGAGAGAATCAGAAAAGAAGTGGACCGAAAGGAAGCGGAGGAGCTAATGCGTGCAAAGCTGGCGaaggaagaagagaagaagaagcAAAGAGATGTTGAGCGTAAGATGGCGGAAGAGCGAGAAAAAGACAAAGAGGAGATGGAAGAGATGCAAAAGCAGGACACGTTATCTCGGAGAACAGCGTTTGCAGCCCACAAATTGATTTTAGAGCAGCGTGTTTTGAAAGCGTTGGAAGAAAGCAGTCAGGAGAGTACTCTTGCAAAACGGCGCGCATCCAGTTTTGATGACCAAACGGATTTTCAATTGCAAGGCGACACTCGTTGTTCGGAAACTCCTGAAGGGTTCGATAGCGGTGGGGTTAAGCTAAGGAAATcaacttttgaaaaaaatggaggTACAAAGGAATCAAAAGAAGACATGCGGAAAAAGCGATTTTCGCTAAATCTTGATAGTGCTCGCCGTGGAATGAACGAGCGCGTACCCTGTGCCATTGATGGAGTAGCTGTTAACGAATCGCAGGCCCAGGACATTAGAGGTGGAAAGAAAGTTTCGAATGACGGCGGTTTCTTGAAGGCCAAAAGTATAGGTGATTTGTCTTTGAAAACAGACGGGAGAAATGACGATCTGGGCTCGCATCCGGTGTTGTATAAGGTTTCTTCCAATCGCGATGAAACTGATTCGGTGGACGGCGCATTGCCATCGTTCTCCGATCGCAGAATTCAAAGAGAACTTGAGGAACAGCGCATGCGTGAAGCAACCGTGAagcaggaagttaaagaaagagaaaaatggcatcgactggaggaggaaaaaaagaaaacgtctGAGCCATCCGTGGCGGGCAAGAAGGAAATGAGCTTGAGTGACATCAGAAGAAATCCACTGCCTAATAAAATTCAG GTAAAAAAGCCGCATCCTTCATCGAATCGAGATTCTCTCACTCATTCCATGGCTGCCCATTGGGAAACAATGTTGCATTCTGTCCCTAATGGAAACGAGGCAAA